In one window of Aceticella autotrophica DNA:
- a CDS encoding ABC transporter permease: MKNNTKRKEMNPDFKFEIRHIMKAMYEITKIEFKLFLRLFPAVFFSFFFPSLMLLMFGGIYGNTPNNMFGGHGVVDVSFPAYTAMIIAVTGIMTLPLSVCGYREQKILKRYEATPISPWHVLASQIIINIIMTICGMILLFLVGKIVFNLHFLGALFPTIIALLLSIFSIFSIGILIASLSPNIKTAQIIANIVYFPMIFLTGATIPLEIFPKIMIKISKFIPLTYSVDLLKGVWLGGKLSDYTNDILILLIIMTISLLISIFTFRWE; the protein is encoded by the coding sequence TTGAAAAATAATACAAAAAGAAAGGAGATGAACCCTGATTTCAAATTTGAAATCAGACATATTATGAAAGCAATGTATGAGATAACAAAAATTGAATTTAAATTATTTTTAAGATTGTTTCCTGCCGTATTCTTCTCATTCTTTTTTCCTTCTTTAATGCTTCTGATGTTTGGAGGCATATATGGAAATACTCCTAACAATATGTTTGGGGGGCATGGTGTTGTTGATGTATCATTTCCCGCTTATACCGCAATGATCATTGCCGTAACAGGAATTATGACGCTTCCCCTTTCTGTTTGCGGCTATAGAGAACAAAAGATTTTAAAGCGGTATGAAGCTACACCTATCAGCCCATGGCATGTACTTGCATCACAGATCATAATAAATATTATAATGACAATTTGCGGTATGATTTTATTATTTCTGGTAGGAAAAATCGTTTTTAACCTGCACTTTTTAGGTGCTTTATTCCCTACAATAATCGCACTATTATTATCAATATTCAGTATATTTTCTATTGGTATTTTAATAGCAAGCCTGTCTCCAAATATAAAAACAGCACAAATAATTGCAAATATCGTATATTTTCCTATGATATTTTTAACAGGTGCTACTATACCGCTTGAAATTTTTCCTAAGATTATGATTAAAATATCAAAATTTATACCCCTTACGTATTCAGTAGATTTGCTGAAAGGGGTTTGGCTCGGGGGAAAATTATCAGATTATACAAATGATATATTGATTCTTCTTATAATAATGACAATATCCTTGCTTATATCAATATTTACATTTAGATGGGAATAA
- a CDS encoding ribonucleotide reductase N-terminal alpha domain-containing protein, translated as MRITDNAREVLERRYLAKDENGNPVETVEELFERVSKTIAEIDRIYDKDADIDSLKRKFYDMMINLEFLPNSPTLMNAGRPLGQLSACFVLPVGDSMEEIFDAVKFAAIIHKSGGGTGFSFSRLRRKGATVRSTGGVASGPVSFMKVFNSATEAVKQGGRRRGANMGILRVDHPDIIEFIQCKKNIQELTNFNISVGLTEDFMRAVREDKEYNLVDPHTKSVVNKLNAREVFDLIVEMAWRNGEPGIIFLNRINEKNPTPGVGEIEATNPCVTGDTYVSTEYGLMRIDEIYNKYQNGGLNITTDNRVPMTQYQVVNGEYITEAIPDMNYKGIFLNRIIKVYNNGEKNVYKLTTKSGYEIKATHDHRFLTTKGWKELSKIKISDEILIQSGGGYFSNIYDLPFKANNTYTGNNGMTYKLNLPYKWSKELGQTLGWLVGNGWLRDGDKNSRVGFTFGNDDLGVLNHLKPFINKIYGKDIKEIRRANGVYYLSYHSKYFVEFFKELGIKSVKAEKKEVPQSIYKAPFDAVIGFLQALFTADGSVRDNSKSNSSWVVLTSKSKELLQGVQRLLINLGIKSVILNRSRKSREGIFRYITVNGEKKFYNTDGILYELGVFGESRDRFAKMIGFMSKKKQKALENIKFKSFYKEKYYDEVISVEYIGKETVYDLTEPITHSMICNGIVVHQCGEQPLLPYESCNLGSINLVNMLKEENAEYIVDYDKLRETVNFAVHFLDNVIDANKYPLPQIEEMTKGTRKIGLGVMGFADMLFKMGIPYNSAEAVEFADNLMEFIDNTSKKASVEIAEKRGVFKYYDKSIYKEKGLKLRNATTTTIAPTGTISIIAGTTSGIEPLFALCITRNILDNTKLIEINPVFKEVALKRGFYSEALMKEIAEKGTLKGIDGIPEDIKRVFVTAFDIAPLWHIKMQSVFQKHVDNAVSKTVNFRHDATVDEVKEVYELAYKLGCKGVTIYRDKSRDSQVLNVGIKKKEEESEELRKNIVPRQRPSVTKGITEKVKIGCGNLYITVNYDDEGICEVFTNLGRAGGCPSQSEATSRLISIALRAGMDPKIIVEQLKGIRCHSTLRQMANNKDIKVLSCPDAIAKVIEKVIKLRIAEPALTVKDRSKMKLNINENEEATIDEGIFLCPECGSKIQHEEGCIVCKNCGYSKCL; from the coding sequence GCAGTTAAATTTGCGGCTATTATACATAAATCAGGAGGCGGAACAGGTTTCAGTTTTTCAAGATTAAGACGTAAGGGAGCAACAGTTAGGTCAACGGGAGGGGTTGCATCAGGTCCCGTAAGTTTTATGAAGGTGTTTAATTCTGCGACTGAAGCAGTTAAACAGGGCGGCAGGCGTCGGGGCGCAAATATGGGAATACTCAGAGTTGACCATCCTGATATAATCGAGTTCATACAATGTAAGAAAAATATTCAGGAGTTGACTAATTTTAATATTAGTGTTGGTTTGACGGAAGATTTTATGAGGGCTGTTAGAGAGGACAAGGAATACAATCTCGTAGATCCACATACAAAAAGTGTTGTAAATAAGCTTAATGCAAGAGAAGTTTTCGATCTTATTGTTGAGATGGCATGGAGAAACGGTGAACCCGGTATTATTTTTCTTAATAGGATAAATGAAAAAAATCCGACACCTGGTGTTGGAGAGATTGAAGCAACTAACCCATGTGTCACAGGGGATACCTATGTATCAACAGAGTATGGGTTGATGAGGATTGATGAGATATATAACAAATATCAAAATGGTGGATTAAATATTACTACTGATAATAGAGTACCTATGACACAGTACCAAGTAGTAAATGGAGAGTATATTACTGAAGCTATTCCGGATATGAATTATAAAGGTATATTTCTGAACAGAATAATTAAAGTATATAATAATGGCGAAAAGAATGTATATAAATTAACAACGAAATCTGGTTATGAAATAAAAGCTACACATGACCATAGATTTTTGACAACAAAAGGATGGAAAGAACTTAGCAAAATTAAAATTAGTGATGAAATTTTAATACAATCAGGAGGAGGATATTTTTCAAATATTTATGATCTTCCTTTTAAAGCAAATAATACTTACACTGGAAATAATGGAATGACATATAAATTGAATTTGCCTTACAAATGGTCTAAAGAGTTGGGGCAAACCTTAGGCTGGCTTGTTGGCAATGGCTGGCTAAGAGATGGTGATAAAAACTCAAGAGTAGGATTTACTTTTGGAAATGATGATTTAGGAGTTTTGAATCATCTAAAGCCGTTTATTAATAAAATATATGGCAAAGATATCAAAGAAATTAGGAGAGCAAATGGCGTCTATTATCTTTCATATCATAGCAAATATTTTGTAGAATTCTTTAAGGAATTAGGTATAAAATCTGTAAAAGCAGAGAAAAAGGAAGTACCTCAAAGCATATATAAGGCACCATTTGATGCTGTTATAGGCTTTTTGCAGGCATTGTTTACTGCCGATGGAAGTGTTAGGGATAATTCTAAATCTAATAGTTCATGGGTAGTTCTGACATCTAAAAGTAAAGAATTATTGCAAGGTGTACAGAGATTATTAATAAATTTAGGCATAAAAAGTGTTATCTTGAATCGTTCAAGAAAATCGAGAGAAGGAATATTTAGATACATTACTGTTAATGGGGAAAAGAAGTTTTACAATACTGATGGTATTTTATATGAGTTAGGAGTATTTGGAGAATCACGTGATAGATTTGCAAAAATGATAGGCTTTATGTCTAAAAAGAAACAAAAGGCGCTTGAGAACATTAAATTTAAGTCTTTTTATAAAGAAAAATATTATGATGAAGTAATTTCTGTCGAGTATATAGGCAAAGAAACGGTATATGATTTAACTGAGCCTATTACACATTCGATGATATGCAATGGTATAGTTGTCCATCAATGTGGAGAACAGCCACTTTTACCATATGAATCCTGTAATCTCGGTTCGATAAATCTTGTCAATATGCTTAAAGAAGAAAATGCCGAATATATTGTTGATTATGACAAATTGCGTGAAACAGTAAATTTTGCTGTACATTTTCTTGACAATGTCATAGATGCAAATAAATATCCTCTGCCTCAGATAGAAGAAATGACAAAAGGGACGAGAAAAATCGGACTTGGAGTAATGGGATTTGCAGATATGCTCTTTAAAATGGGTATACCATATAATTCAGCAGAAGCCGTTGAATTTGCGGACAATCTAATGGAATTTATCGACAATACATCAAAGAAGGCTTCAGTAGAAATTGCAGAGAAAAGGGGGGTATTTAAATATTATGATAAAAGTATTTACAAAGAGAAGGGATTAAAACTTAGAAATGCCACAACAACTACGATAGCACCGACAGGCACTATATCTATTATTGCGGGTACTACAAGCGGTATAGAACCTTTATTTGCTCTTTGTATCACAAGAAATATACTTGATAATACTAAGCTTATTGAGATAAATCCGGTATTTAAAGAAGTTGCTTTAAAAAGAGGTTTTTACTCCGAGGCTTTAATGAAAGAAATAGCTGAGAAAGGGACGCTAAAAGGTATAGATGGGATACCGGAAGATATAAAGAGGGTTTTTGTCACCGCCTTTGATATAGCTCCTTTATGGCATATAAAAATGCAATCAGTATTTCAAAAACATGTGGATAATGCTGTATCAAAAACGGTTAATTTCAGACATGATGCAACGGTTGATGAGGTAAAAGAAGTCTATGAGCTCGCATATAAGCTTGGATGCAAGGGTGTAACAATATACAGGGATAAAAGCCGTGATTCTCAAGTCCTCAATGTAGGTATTAAGAAAAAAGAAGAGGAAAGTGAAGAATTGAGAAAAAATATAGTGCCAAGGCAGCGACCCTCGGTTACTAAAGGTATTACTGAAAAGGTAAAGATTGGCTGTGGGAACTTATATATAACGGTAAACTATGATGATGAAGGCATATGTGAGGTATTCACAAATCTTGGAAGAGCTGGAGGGTGCCCATCTCAGTCTGAAGCAACAAGCAGGCTTATATCAATAGCTTTACGGGCTGGAATGGACCCAAAAATCATCGTTGAACAATTAAAAGGTATAAGGTGTCATTCCACCTTAAGGCAAATGGCAAATAATAAAGATATAAAGGTCTTATCATGTCCTGATGCGATAGCAAAGGTCATTGAGAAGGTAATAAAGTTAAGAATTGCAGAACCTGCCCTGACAGTTAAAGACAGGTCAAAAATGAAGCTAAATATAAATGAGAATGAAGAAGCAACAATTGACGAAGGTATATTCTTATGTCCTGAATGTGGCAGTAAAATTCAACACGAAGAAGGATGTATCGTATGCAAAAATTGTGGGTATTCAAAATGCCTTTAA
- a CDS encoding ABC transporter ATP-binding protein, which yields MIIEVKNLTKSYEGKKAVDDVSFNIEEGEIFGIIGPNGAGKTTILECIEGLRIPDSGYIRVLNFNPLKDRKKMYEYIGVQLQETTYPDRLKVWEICRLFSSFYNNPVPYNDLLRQFDLEEKKNSYISKLSGGQKQKLSIILALIPNPKIVFLDELTTGLDPQARRSMWGYIKELKEKGLTICLTTHYMEEAEYLCDRVAIINEGKIAAIDTVDKLINLIDSGVKIIFTCEEIDIKKLENLIFIKKVEKYNNEIHVYCENKDNLTDLINFLQNEGIKFSNLKTINPGLEDVFLKITGYKIEK from the coding sequence ATGATTATCGAAGTAAAAAACCTAACAAAAAGTTATGAAGGAAAAAAAGCTGTTGATGATGTGTCATTTAATATTGAAGAAGGCGAAATTTTTGGCATTATTGGACCGAACGGTGCAGGAAAGACAACCATTTTAGAGTGCATAGAGGGTTTAAGAATCCCCGATTCGGGTTATATAAGGGTTCTTAATTTTAATCCTCTCAAAGATAGAAAAAAAATGTACGAATATATAGGTGTACAATTACAAGAAACAACCTATCCTGACAGATTAAAGGTATGGGAAATATGCAGATTATTCTCTTCATTTTATAATAACCCTGTTCCTTATAATGACTTGCTGCGTCAATTTGATTTGGAAGAAAAGAAAAACAGTTACATTTCAAAGCTATCAGGGGGGCAAAAGCAAAAGCTTTCTATTATCTTGGCTTTAATACCAAATCCAAAGATTGTTTTCCTTGATGAATTAACAACAGGACTTGACCCACAGGCAAGGCGTTCCATGTGGGGCTATATAAAAGAATTAAAAGAAAAGGGACTAACAATATGCTTAACAACCCATTACATGGAAGAAGCCGAATACCTATGTGATAGAGTAGCAATTATCAATGAAGGAAAAATTGCTGCAATTGATACAGTTGATAAACTGATAAATTTAATAGATTCAGGCGTAAAAATAATCTTTACATGTGAAGAAATAGATATAAAAAAACTTGAAAATCTTATCTTCATTAAGAAGGTAGAAAAATACAATAATGAAATCCATGTATATTGTGAAAATAAAGATAATTTGACAGATTTAATAAATTTTCTTCAAAATGAAGGAATTAAATTTTCAAACCTTAAGACAATCAATCCTGGTCTTGAAGATGTTTTTCTGAAAATAACCGGTTATAAAATTGAAAAATAA
- a CDS encoding class I SAM-dependent methyltransferase: MKKNISETAYWVAIYRAIENIKPDAIFHDPFASLLAGNRGKKMLQKMPHALSSGWSMIVRTYIIDNIISASIKEYSIDVVINIGSGLDTRPFRLEIPKNICWIEIDLPDIISYKKEKLKKYKPSCHLDYISMDISDGAKLKTFIEKIGNNFECAIILTEGLLVYLTENEVISLTKILYNCPSVKYWVLDILSKDILKKLQNLWNDKLSLIDATMKFAPKNPKDFFNRYCWKNIKFYSILDEAKKLNRDMPGAAKWRRYEKYMTNEQIEYLRNLACVLLLEKI, encoded by the coding sequence GTGAAAAAAAACATATCCGAAACCGCTTATTGGGTAGCAATTTATCGTGCTATTGAAAACATAAAACCTGACGCAATATTTCATGACCCTTTTGCATCATTATTAGCAGGGAATAGGGGCAAAAAAATGCTTCAAAAAATGCCCCATGCCCTATCTTCAGGATGGTCTATGATTGTAAGAACATATATAATTGATAATATTATCTCTGCTTCTATTAAAGAATATAGTATTGATGTTGTAATAAATATTGGTTCAGGACTTGATACACGTCCTTTTCGCCTTGAAATACCAAAAAATATCTGCTGGATTGAAATAGACCTGCCTGATATTATATCTTACAAAAAAGAAAAATTAAAAAAATATAAACCATCTTGTCACTTAGACTATATAAGTATGGATATATCAGATGGAGCAAAGCTTAAAACCTTCATTGAAAAAATAGGCAATAATTTCGAATGTGCTATTATATTAACAGAAGGTTTACTAGTTTATTTAACAGAAAATGAAGTAATCTCATTAACAAAAATCCTTTATAATTGTCCATCTGTAAAATATTGGGTATTGGATATCTTATCAAAAGATATTCTTAAAAAGCTTCAAAACCTTTGGAATGATAAATTATCCTTAATAGATGCGACAATGAAATTCGCTCCTAAAAATCCAAAGGACTTTTTTAATAGGTATTGCTGGAAAAATATAAAATTCTACTCAATATTAGACGAAGCAAAAAAACTTAACCGTGATATGCCTGGTGCCGCCAAATGGCGTCGATATGAAAAATATATGACAAATGAACAGATCGAATATTTGCGAAATCTGGCATGTGTGCTTCTTCTTGAAAAAATTTGA